In Verrucomicrobiota bacterium, the genomic stretch CCAGTTCGAGGTGGCCGAGGCTTTGGCGGTTCCCACCGGAGAGACGTTTGATTATATCATTCTATCCGATTTGGTGAATGATCTGCCGGATGTCCAGTCACTGTTGGAGAAACTGCGCCAGTGCAGCCATTCCAAGACGCGGATCGTGCTTAATTTCTATAATAACGTCTGGCGCCCCATTCTGGGCCTGGCGGAAGTCCTCAATTTTAAAGCCCCCACGCCATCCCAGAACTGGCTCTCCAGTGATGATTTGAAGAACCTGTTGCACCTCGCTGGTTGGGAAATCGTGAAGACGGATACCCGTATCCTCTGGCCGGTGTACACCCCCTTATGGGGTGGGTTCATGAACCGGTTCATCGCGCCATTACTGCATTCGCTTTGTTTGACGGTGTTTATGGTGGCTCGGCCCAAACCGGACGTATCGCGAGATAAACAGTATTCCTGTTCCGTGATTATTCCGGCGCGAAACGAAGCCGGTAACATCGAGCCGGCGGTATTGCGGACCCCGGAATTGGGGCAGGGCACCGAGATCATCTTTATTGAAGGTCATTCCAAAGATAACACTTGGGAAGAGATTCACCGGGTAAAGGCCAAATATCCTCAGCGTAATATCAAGGTGCTTAAACAGCAGAGCAAAGGCAAAGGCGGTGCGGTTCGGGAGGCATTCACGCAGGCCACCGGGGATTTGTTGTTTATTCTGGACGCGGATCTTACCATGCCGCCCGAGGAGTTGCCGAAATTCTATGAGGTGGCGCGCAGCGGCACGGCGGATTTCGTCAACGGGGTGCGCTTGGTGTATCCCATGGAGCATGAGGCTATGCGTTTTCTGAACATGGTGGGCAATAAGTTTTTTTCCATGGCGTTCAGTGCGTTGTTGGGACAATCCATCAAGGACACCCTGTGCGGCACCAAAGTGATGTTCCGCGCCGACTATGAACTGATCGCGAAGAACCGCGTGTACTTCGGCGATTTTGATCCGTTCGGTGACTTTGACCTGTTGTTTGGCGCGGCCAAGTTGAACCTGCGCATCCTCGATCTGCCGATCCGTTACCGCGCCCGCACTTATGGCCAGACTCAGATTGAACGCTGGAAACATGGCTGGTTGTTACTGCGCATGACTTGGTTCGCCGCCCGCCGGTTGAAGTTCATTACCGGCCCACCGGATGCCAGCGGGTAATTTCCCCATTCCATATTAGCTTGAATTATTTCGCCACCGATGTCATCTAAAGACGAATCGTTTAAACGCATGAATACAAATATATCGCTAAATCGCCGGTCTTTCTTAAAACGCTCGGCTCTGGCAGGGGCCGTATTGAGCGTTCCCACCATCGTCCCGTCCTCCGTGTTCGGGCAGAACGCGCCCAATAGCCGCATCGGCATCGGGTTGGTTGGCATGGGGTTGATGATGGGTGGCCATCAGGGGAACATGCTGGGGCGTCCCGACACCCAGGTCCTGGCGGTCTGCGATGTGGATCGCTCCAAACGCGAAAAGCAAAAGGCCGCGGTCGAGCAGAGTTACGCCAGCAAAAAGGGTGTGGGCACCTATAAAGGATGCGATGCCTATAATGAATACGAGAAAGTCATTGCGCGGGACGACATTGACGCCGTGGTGGTGGTGACGCCCGATCATTGGCACGCCATTATTTCCGTGGCCGCCATGCGTGCCGGCAAGGATGTGTATGTGCAGAAACCGATGACCCTGACTGTGCGCGAAGGGCGGATCATGAGCGATGTGGCCAAGCAGTACGGTCGCATTCTGCAAGTTGGCTCACAACAGCGTTCCGAACGCGCGTTCCGTAAAGCCTGCGAAATCGTGCGCAATGGTTGGATTGGCAAGGTGCATACCGTCCATACCAGTCTCGGCGAATTTCCTGCGCCGCAGTCGCTGCCGGAACAACCGATTCCCGAGGGTTTCGACTACGATCGCTGGTTGGGGCCCACGCCGTGGCATCCGTACAACGAAGCGCGGGTAAAAGGCAATTACGGCGGCGGTTGGCGCTGCTTTTGGGAGTACGGTTCGCGCAAGAACGGCGACTGGGGCGCTCACCATTTCGACATTATCCAATGGGCGCTGGGCATGGACGATTCCGGTCCGGTGGAGTTCATTCCCAAAGGCTATCAAGGGACAGAGTTTCAAACGCACATTTACGCCACCGGCACCAAGGTTTTGCGGACCGATGGCAAGGTGAAAATGGGCCACATGATTCATTTCATGGGTGAAAAGGGCGAAGTGCTCGTCAGTCGCGGCGACCGGCTCGACACGTTTCCGGAGAATCTCAAGCCGCAACCGGTGGGGCCCGGCGAGATCAAGCTGTACGAAGTCGCCAGCGGCCACGAAGCCAATTGGGTGGAGTGCATCAAAACGCGCAAAACGCCGATTTGCACCGCCGAGATCGGGCATCGCACGGCGACCATCTGCCATTTGAGCGGCATCGCCGAACGCCTGGGCCGCCCCATGAAGTGGGACCCGGCCAAGGAAGAAATCATCGGCGACGTCGAAGCCAGCCGCTGGCTGGACCGTCCGCGCCGTGCGCCATACGTGCTCATCTAATTCGCAACAAACCCTGGCATTCAATGAACCGGAATAACGCTATGAAGAAACAACTTTTCGCTCTTTTAACCGTCGGCGCGATGGCCACCACCGTCTTTGCCGCTGCGGACGACAAAATCAATAAAATCAACGAACTCATCCCCCAGATCGCGGCCGACAAGGTTGAGGATCGCTATGCCCCGCAGATTGAGTTGCAACTGCTCTGTGCGGACGCTTCCAAGCCCGGCGCAGAGGCAGAACGCGCCACCGTGGCCAAGTACCTGTCCACCAAAGCGGCGGATGCCTCTGTGAAGCAGCCCGCGCGCGTGTGGATTGTACGCCAGTTGGAACGCATGGGCTCCGCCGAATGCGTCAGCACGCTCGCCACCTTGTTGAAAGACCAGGATGCCGAACTCAAGGAAACCGCCCGGCGCGCGCTGGAGAAGAATCCCGCGCCCACCGCCAGCGAACCGCTGCGCAATGCGCTGAAGAGCGGCGGCACGCCGGAATGGCAGATTGGCCTGATGCGTTCGCTTGGGGAACGTCGCGACACGGAATCCGTGCCGCTGCTCGCTGCCAAATTGAATGATCCCGCCCCGGGAGTGGCTGCGGTTGCCGCCATGAATCTGGGAAATATTGGTGGCGACGCCGCCGTCCAAGCGCTTACCGCCGCGCTGGATAAAAAGACGACTGGTGCTGCCGATGCGCTGATCCTGGCCGCCAACCAACTTCTCAAGGAAGGCAAGGGCAACCAGGCTAAACCGCTGTACGAAACCGTCCTCAAGAGCCAGTCTTCCGCACGCGGTGCGGGTTTGTTCGGCTTGGCACGGGCGGATGCCGCCGGCACGGAGAAGCGGATCACGGAAGCATTGGCGGGCAACGACGTAAAGCTGCAACAAGCCGTCCTCAGTGCGGCGGTGGTGGTATATGTCGGTAAATTAACGCCCGCCCTCGCCGCTATGGTACCCACGCTGGCACCGACGATCAAAGGCCAGGTCATCCGTGTGTTGGACGCTTCCGCTGAAAAAACCGTGATTACTGCCACGGCGGATGCGGATGAATCAGTGCGCGTTGCGGCACTCGAATCGCTTGGCAAGATTGGAACGGCGAGCGCCGTGCCTGCGCTGCTCAAAGCCTCCGCTGGTGACGCCGCTGAAGATAAAAAGGCCGCCGAATGGGCGCTGGCGCGCATTGCTGGCGCGGGTGCGCTGCCGGCCATCGAGAAACAAGCGGCGGAAGGCGACGCCAAATTGCGCGCTGCCGCCATTGGTGCCTTGGCCTCCCAATTCGACAAAGCCGCGTTGCCTGCCGTGTTGAAATACGCAGCGGATACGGATGCCACTGTGAACAAGGCGGCCTTCACCGCGCTGAAACGCGTGGGTACGGACAACGAGATTGAAGGGTTGGCCAAGCTCGCCATCACGGATAAAAGCGCCAGTGCGGTGGAAGCGTTGCAAGCCGTGGTGGGCCGTGCGACGGACAAACCCGGCGCGCTCAAGAAACTCAGCGCCATCGCCGCCGGGGCGGATGCCAAAGGGCAGGGGGCCTATCTGGACATTCTCACCGGTATGGGTGGCAACGAGGCGATGAACGAAGTGGTGAAAGCCACCGATAGCAAAGACGCCGACGTGCGCGACGGAGCCGTCCGCGCCCTCAGCAAATGGCCGGAATTTGTCGCGACGAAAAAACTGGCGGACATCGCTGCCGATGCCAACGCCTTGCCCAAACATCAAATTCTGGCTGTGCGCGGTATCGCCCGCCTCGTGGATTCCTGTGACAAGGAACCCGCCCAAGCCCGCATTGACGCCGCCCTGAACGCCTTCAAGCTGGCCAAGCGGCCGGACGAGAAAAAGATCGCGCTGGCGGCGCTGGCCACCGTCGCTGATAAAAAATCCGTGACCGCCTTCAAGACCCTGCTGGCGGGCGCGGAACTCAAGGAAAACGTCGGATTGGCTGCTGCTGCTCTGGCGAACAACCTCATCAAGCCCAACAAAGGCGCGGCCAAGGAACTGGCCACCTCGTTGGTCAAAGCCAGCATCTCGGAGGCTGTGAATAAGAAGGCCAACGCGGTGCTGCAAAAGATCGAGGCAAAATAAGCGATTGCCATCCCCCCTCGGGCTGTCAGCGTAGCATCGGTGAGTCGGGAATATAGTAGCCCGACCACCGGAGCGGGCTTCGTGCCAAGGTATGACGAATCTAAAATCCTGGCATTGCCAACGGCTCGCCAGTCTTTTATCATGCCACGATGAATCGTTTATTTAAATGGGTCATGCTGGGGATGTGCGCGTCGCTGTTGGCTGGTTCCGTTCTCGCCGAGGAACCGGAAGACCAATATGTGCCAATTTACTTGATGATGCAGCAGGCGGAAGAATTGGAGCAGGCGGGCTCCGGCACCACGGCCTTGGTCAAATTCCGGGAGGCCCAGGCGCAACTTGATAAACTGCAAACCGCTTTCCCCCTGTGGAATGCCAAGCTGGTCAGTTTTCGCCAGCGTTATGTCACAGCCAAGATCAGTTCGCTGGAAAAGCAGTATCCCGGCGTTGGGCTGCCCGCGGCTTCCACGATCACCAATGCGCCCGTGCCCGTCGCCGTCAATGTTCAGGCGCAGGTGGATGAATTGCGCAACCAATTGCGGCAGGCGCTGGCGGATCGGGAAATTCTTCAAGGCAAACTGCGCGAGGCGTTATCCGTCCAGCCAGCCGCGTCTGATCCCCGCGAATTGGCCAAAGCGGATGAACAAATCCGCCAGTTGCAAAAGACGAATGACTTATTGCAGGTGGCATTGACTCAGGAGAAAATGCGCGCTGCCAAAATGGTCGGCACCGAGCAGATCGGGGAATTTCAAAAATCGGTTGAGGACCTGCGCAAAAAACTGGCCGGGCAGATGGAAATTGCGGACGCCTTGGCAAAGGAGAAAGAGGCGCTCCAAAAACAGGTTCGCGGCAAATCCGGCGCGGTGGGCAAAACCAACGAGGCCGCGCTTAAATCGCTTCAAAACGAACTGGCCGCGGCCAACCGCCAGCTTGAGTCTCAGGAACGCGCCAATCTGGAATTGGCCAAAAAAAACGAGGTACTGAAAAAACAACTGCAAGAACGCCAGACGACCGCGCCGGACGCCAGGGAATTGAAGAAAGCTCAGGACATTTTGGCGGAAACCCAGCGCAAACTCGAACTTCAAAGCCAGTTGGCCGCGGATTACTTAAAAGAGAAATCCGGCCTGGAAAAACAAGTGCGTGATACCGAATCGCGTTTGGTGAAGATGGCGGATCCGGATGATCTCAAAGCCGCGCAAAGCGCCCTCGCCGAAACCAAAGCCAAGTTGAAGCGGCAAATTTATCTCGCCGACGAATTCGCAATGCAAAAGGCCGGCTTGCAGGAAAAACTGACGATCTTGGAAAAGGAAAAAGAGATCCTGCAAAAGAAGGTCAAGAATCAGGATTAATTTTCCCTCGTTTTACCGTCAACGTGCGCTATGATATGGCTGCCATGAGCAGAACGGTATTGGGAACGCATCAGAAAGCGCTGCAATGTAATTTGGATCCGACCACCTATGGTACCTTCGCCGAAATCGGCGCGGGACAGGAGGTGGCACGGTGGTTTTTCATGGTTGGCGGTGCCGCCGGTACCGTGGCCAAGACCATATCCGCCTACGATATGGCCTTTAGCGATGCCATTTATGGTGCCTCCGAGCGTTATGTGAGCCGGCAACGGTTGGCCACCATGCTGGACCACGAATATGCGCTGCTGCTCGAACGCCTCGACAGCAAGCGCGGCCCGGAGACCAAGTTTTTCGTGTTCGCCGATACCGTTGCGGCCCGGAGTTACAAGGGAACCGGGGAATGCCACGGCTGGATGGGTGTCCGGTTTCAACACGCGCCCCGCGCCGAACCCTCGCAGATCATTATTCATGTGCGGATGCTGGATCGCGAGAATGTCTCCCAGCAGGCGGCGCTGGGAATCATGGGGGTGAACTTGATCTACGGCGCCTGCTATTTCAATCAAGACCCGGAGACCCTGCTGTTGTCCCTCATGGATAATTTGACCTATGAGCGGGTGGAACTGGACGTGATCAAGTTCAGCGGCCCGGCCTTCCGGCAGGTGGATAACCGGATCATGAGCCTGCACCTGGTGAAGAACTGGTTCACCGAGGCGGCCATGTTCACCGCCAATGGCGAAGTGGTCCAGGCTTCCGAGGTGTTGTATAAACAGCCGGTGTTGGTCGAGCGCGGCACCTTTCGGCCCGTGACCCGGACCACCATGAACATGCTCGAGTGTGCGCAAACGCAGTTCTTGCGGGAACCGGTGGTGCAGGGGCATGAGGTGGTCGTGTTGATGGAAATGACGTTGCGCAGTTTATCCAAGGAAGGCGGCGTGATTGATCATCGTGATTTCCTGGACCGCGTGGATGTGCTCGGCGCGCTCGGCAAAACGGTACTGATCTCCAATTACCTGCGCTATTTCAAGCTGGCGGAATACCTTTCCCGCTACACCAAGAACATCACGGCCATCGCCATGGGGGTGCCCAGCTTGGTGGACTTGTTCGAGGAAAAATACTATACGGATACCAAGGGCGGCATTCTCGAAGCCTTGGGCCGGATGTTTCACCACGACCTGAAAGTTTACCTGTATCCCGCTCACAACCCCAAAACCGGTGAGCTGGTCACCGCGAGCACGTTCCGGGCGGAATCACATTTGCAACATCTGTATGCCTATTTGCGCGATAAAGGCTGCATTACCGATCTTCAGGGCTACGACGCCTCCTGCCTCTCCATTTCCTCCCGGGAAGTCCTGCGACTCATCCAGGCGGGCGATCACACTTGGGAAACCATGGTGCCGCCGCTGGTGGCCAAGATGGTCAAGGCGCGGAAGTTGTTTGGCTACCGCGTAGCGGGTTGATACTCAAAACAGGCGGCAACCAATAGCTGGCGAAAGGTCAACTGTTTGCGGGGCGCAAACAGCGCCGAAAAAGGTGCATGAAAGTCAGGTTGGTTTCCCAAGCCCGCCACGAGTCAGACGCCCCGCAGTGCGCTGTTCGCTTCGCGAAAGGCGGTCGTGGCTGTCACCAATGAGACCTCCATCTCCGAGACTGATCACGCGTGACTTGGTTGTGGGTCTCTCTTTTTACTCGGCCCATCTCTCATTCGTCTCATAACTCCCATCCTATGAGATTTGCAATTTTCAATGCCCTATGTCCCAATTTTTTTGCCAGCTAATTTTTCTGCCATGTCCGGCCCCCCATTTTTTACCTGCCATTTTTCTGCAAAAATTCCCGGCAATTTGCAATGTCCATCTGGTCAATCAGGTCCATGCGGTTCCCCCTTTATCCTTCCGCCTTCATAATTCTTTTTGGGGTGTCCGCCGTTGACACTCCCCCTCTGTTATTCTGAAAGCAAAAACCCTCATCGTTCACCAACCTCAAAATTTATTCTATTTGAACCATGCGTCACTCTTTAGTAACCTTGCCTGCAAATATGCCAGGTACGACGTCCAATTCAGGCATCCGTGATAATCATCGCCGGGGAATCGTCGCGGATTTCCTTCGCGCGAAGATTCGCCAGGACTCATACCTGTCCATCGTTTCCGCTTATTTTACCATTTACGCCTTTGACGCCCTCAAAGATCACCTTAACCAAATCTCCCATCTCGATTTTCTTTTCGGCGAACCGCGTTTTGTCAGCTCCCTGGACCCTGATCGCACGGAGTCAAAGACCTTCGTGCTGGACTCCTCCGGCCTGAAACTGGCCAATTGCCTCGCCCAAAAACGCGTTGCTCGCGAATGTGCCGATTGGATTCGCCAGAAGGTGGACATCAAATCCGTCCGGCACACCAGCCTGCTTCATGGCAAGATGTACCATATTGCCAATAATGGCGTTCACGAAGCCATCCTCGGCAGTTCCAATTTTACCGTGCGCGGTTTGGGCTTGGGGCAAGCGGACAACAATATCGAACTGAACCTCGAAGTGGACAGCAACCGCGACCGGCAGGACCTCAAAACCTGGTTTGATGAACTTTGGAATGACGCGGCATTGGTCGAAGATGTTAAAAAAGACGTTCTCCTGTACCTGGAACAGCTCTATGTCAACCAGGCCCCGGAGTTCGTCTATTACAAAACCCTGTTCCATATTTTTGAGAATTTCCTGGCCGATCAGGAAAAGGGCGGCCTCCTCGATCAGGATCTCAAGATTGTTGACACTGGCATCTGGAAAGCCCTCTTTGAGTTCCAGCGCGATGGCGTCAAGGGCGCCATCAATAAAATTCTCAAACATAATGGCTGCATCCTGGCCGACAGTGTCGGCTTGGGAAAAACCTTTGAGGCTCTGGCCGTCATCAAATACTTCGAACTGCGCAACGAGCGCGTTCTGGTCCTGTGCCCCAAGAAACTCCGTGAAAACTGGACGGTGTATCGGCAGAACGACGCCCTCAATCCCTTCATTGACGACCGCTTCCGGTTCGACGTTCTCTCGCATACCGACCTCAGCCGCGAAAGCGGTACCTCTGGCGACATTAACCTGGCAACCTTCAATTGGGGTAATTTCGATTTGGTGGTCATTGATGAATCGCACAACTTCCGCAACAACACCCCGGGCCGGCGCGACGAGGATGGCAACCTGATCCGCAAAAGCCGTTACCAGCGGTTGATGGAGGATATTGTCCAGAGCGGCATCAAAACCAAGGTCCTGCTATTGTCCGCCACGCCGGTCAACAACGATTTGCGCGACCTGCGCAACCAGATTTATTTCCTTACCGAAAACCGCGACGATGCCTTTGCGGCATCCATCGGCATTGAGAGCCTGAAGGACACCCTGACCGCCGCCCAGAAAACCTTTTCCCTGTGGTCCAAGAAAAAGTCTGGCGAGCGCCAGACCAAGGATCTGCTCGAAAAACTCAGTTCCGCCTTTTTCAAGCTGCTGGACGAACTGACCATCGCCCGTTCGCGCAAGCACATCCAGCGCTACTATAAGGCCAGTCTTGCCCAGTTGGGCGGGTTCCCAGTGCGCCGCAAACCGGAGTCCATTTTTCCCGACATTGATTTACAGCACCGCTTCCTGTCTTATGACCGGCTTAATAACGAGATCGAGGGCTACAAACTCTCCCTGTTCGCCCCGTCTCGTTACCTGAAAAACGAGTGCGAGTCGCTGCCGTGCTACCAGACGCATGCCAACGATCCATTCAAGCAATCCGACCGTGAAAAATTCCTGGTCGGCATGATGAAGGTCAATTTTCTCAAGCGCCTCGAAAGTTCCGTGCATTCCTTTGAGATCACCATGGAACGCACCATCAAAAAGATTGAGAGTTTGGAGAGCAAAATCCACAATTTTGAAAACGATCCCACCCAGGACCCGGAATCCAACGCCCTTGAATTTGACCTGGGCATCCCGGAGGAGGATGAGGATTTGGAGGCCGCCCAGTTGGTCGGCGGCAAATTCAAGTACCATCTCAAGCACCTTGAATTGAAAAAATGGTTGAAAGACCTCCAGCGCGATAAAGAGCAACTCAGCTTGCTGCATACTTCTGCCCAGGCCGTCACGGCGGACCGGGACGCCAAGCTCAAGGAATTGAAGCGGCTGATTGAACGCAAGGTGAAGAACCCCACGACCAACAAACTCGGCGAGCTTAACCAAAAGGTTCTGGTCTTCACCGCCTTTGCCGACACCGCCACGTACCTGTTCGATTCCTTGCAGTCCTGGGCACAGCACCAGCTCCATATTCATATCGCGCTCGTTTCCGGCAGCGGCAATAACCAGACCACGTTTGGCAAAACCGAGTTCAACCAGGTCCTGACCAATTTTTCCCCCCGTTCCAAAAACCGTGCCAAAATAAAGTCCATGCCCCAGACGGGGGAAATTGATCTGCTCATTGCCACGGATTGCATCTCCGAGGGCCAAAATCTTCAGGACTGCGATTACCTGGTCAATTACGATATCCATTGGAACCCTGTGCGTATCATTCAGCGCTTTGGCCGCATAGATCGTATCGGCAGCGTCAATCACGCCGTTCAGTTGGTGAATTTCTGGCCCACCCAGGACCTCGACAAATACGTCAACCTGAAAAACCGCGTTGAGGCCCGCATGGCCCTGGTGGATATCGCCGCTACTTTCGAGGACAACATTCTTAATACCGAGGAAATCGAAGAACTCGTTCACGAAGACCTCCGTTATCGCGACAAACAGCTCTTGCGCCTGCGCGAGGAGGTCCTCGATTTGGAAGACTTTAGCGAAAGCATCGCTCTGAACGAATTCACCCTCGACGATTTCCGGATTGAACTAAGCAAATACATTGAAGCCAACCGCCAGCTTCTTCAGGATGCCCCCATGGGCCTGTATGCGGTGGTGCCCCCGCACCCCGAACACCAGATCATCGCCCCCGGCGTCATCTATTGCCTGCGGCAGAAAGCATCCCATCAACCATCAACCATTCGCCATCAACAATCCACAGTAAATCCCCTCCAACCCTACTATCTGGTTTACGTCCGGGACGATGGCACCGTCCGGTTTGGCTTTGCCCAACCCAAGCAGGTCCTTGAGATTTTGCAATTGCTGTGCCGGGATAAAACGGTCCCCTACGCCGACCTGTGCAACCTGTTTGACCAGCAAACCCACAACGGCGCGGATATGAGCGCCTACGACCGCTTGTTGCAGCAGGCCGTCGCATCCATCGTTGCCACGTTCCGCCGCCGCGTCGCGGCCGGGTTGCAAGGGAGCCGCAATTTCATCATCCCCGATCAAAAAGACCAGGCCAATGACACCGCCGATTTTGAACTGGTCACCTGGCTGGTGATCAAGAACCCATGAAACGTAAATCCAAAGTCGTCGCCAAAAGCCGCACCACCGGTGAAACAATTGGTGGTGCGGACAAAACTCGCGGCACTGCTGAGGGAATCCGCCGCATTCAGAGTACTCGCACCACCGGTGCGACTACTCCGCGGTCTCCGCATGAATCGGCCTTCCATGAAGTTATAGTCTTGATCCAAAAGGCGCGCCAGCGCGCTTTCCTTGCGGTTAACACCGAGTTGATTGACCTTTACTGGCGCGTGGGTGAGTACATCAGCCGCAAATTGGAGGCGGCAGCCTGGGGGGATGGCGTTGTGGACCAGCTTGCCCGCTTCATCACCAGCGAGGAGCCAGACCTCAAAGGCTTCACCCGGAGAAACCTATTCCGGATGAGGCAGTTCCACGATACCTATCGGCACGAAAAGAAACTCTCACCACTGGTGCGACAATTGCCATGGACCCATAACCTCCTGATTCTGAGCCGCTGCAAACGCCCCGAAGAGCGCGAGTTCTACCTCCGCCTTTGTCTCCGGGAACACTGGGGTAAGCGCGAACTGGAACGTCAGCTTGCGGGCGCCCTCTTCGAACGCACCATCCTTGCTCCGCCAAAAGTGTCACCACTGGTGACACAATTGCATCCCCAGGCGGGAAATATTTTCAAAGACACCTACCTGCTCGATTTTCTCGACCTGCCGGAAGTCCATTCCGAGGCCGACTTGCAAAAGGCCCTCGTCGCCAATCTGAAACATTTCCTCCTGGAATTGGGTCGCGATTTCTCCTTCGTCGGCGAACAATACCTCTTGCAGGTCGGCGGCAAGGATTTCCGCCTCGACCTCCTTTTCTACCACCGCGCCCTCCAATGCCTCGTGGCCTTCGATCTCAAAATTGACGAGTTCCAGCCCGAGTACCTTGGCAAAATGGAGTTCTATTTAGAGGCGCTCGACCGCGACATCAAAAAGCCGCACGAGCAGCCATCCATCGGCATCCTGCTTTGCGCCACCAAAGACAATGAGGTGGTGGAATACGCCTTGAGTCGTTCTGCATCTCCGGCGCTGATTGCGGAATACCAGACCGCGCTCCCTGATAAGCGCCTCCTCAGGCGTAAACTTCACGAGTTCTACCAATTGGCAGCCCCGGCGCTGCCTCAGGGCAGGCTCCCCAGTCCCGGAAAAAAACCTCGCCACCCATGAACTTTTCCCTCTCACTCGACCACCTGCGCCGCCGTGCCCCAGAACTGGGCAAAGGGTGGGTACAATTTGAACATACCCTTGCCGCAACCCCGGAAGAGGCTTCCGCTTTGAAGTCACAACTTGTGACCTCAAAACCTGGGCGGGTGGCAGTCGTTACTCCCTTGATAAAATCTTTCCCCATTCGCGTCTATTCGCGTTCATTCGCGGTTAACCTTTTATGAACCCCCTCCCAGCCAAACCAGCCATCATCGCCGACCTGATCCGCTCCATTCGCGGGCAACGGGTTATTCTGGATTCCGACCTCGCCCGCCTCTATGGCGTCCCCACCAAGCGCCTGAACGAGCAGTTTCGCCGTAACCAGGAGCGATTCCCGGAGGATTTTGCTTTTCAAATAACCGCTGAAGAAGCTGACCTCTTGAGGTCGCAATTTGCGACCTCAAGTTCTCCAGCAGACCGGTCGCAGATTGCGACCGCATTACGCAAGCATGGGGGGCGTCGCTACCTCCCCTACGCTTTCACCGAACACGGCGCGCTCA encodes the following:
- a CDS encoding helicase-related protein — translated: MPGTTSNSGIRDNHRRGIVADFLRAKIRQDSYLSIVSAYFTIYAFDALKDHLNQISHLDFLFGEPRFVSSLDPDRTESKTFVLDSSGLKLANCLAQKRVARECADWIRQKVDIKSVRHTSLLHGKMYHIANNGVHEAILGSSNFTVRGLGLGQADNNIELNLEVDSNRDRQDLKTWFDELWNDAALVEDVKKDVLLYLEQLYVNQAPEFVYYKTLFHIFENFLADQEKGGLLDQDLKIVDTGIWKALFEFQRDGVKGAINKILKHNGCILADSVGLGKTFEALAVIKYFELRNERVLVLCPKKLRENWTVYRQNDALNPFIDDRFRFDVLSHTDLSRESGTSGDINLATFNWGNFDLVVIDESHNFRNNTPGRRDEDGNLIRKSRYQRLMEDIVQSGIKTKVLLLSATPVNNDLRDLRNQIYFLTENRDDAFAASIGIESLKDTLTAAQKTFSLWSKKKSGERQTKDLLEKLSSAFFKLLDELTIARSRKHIQRYYKASLAQLGGFPVRRKPESIFPDIDLQHRFLSYDRLNNEIEGYKLSLFAPSRYLKNECESLPCYQTHANDPFKQSDREKFLVGMMKVNFLKRLESSVHSFEITMERTIKKIESLESKIHNFENDPTQDPESNALEFDLGIPEEDEDLEAAQLVGGKFKYHLKHLELKKWLKDLQRDKEQLSLLHTSAQAVTADRDAKLKELKRLIERKVKNPTTNKLGELNQKVLVFTAFADTATYLFDSLQSWAQHQLHIHIALVSGSGNNQTTFGKTEFNQVLTNFSPRSKNRAKIKSMPQTGEIDLLIATDCISEGQNLQDCDYLVNYDIHWNPVRIIQRFGRIDRIGSVNHAVQLVNFWPTQDLDKYVNLKNRVEARMALVDIAATFEDNILNTEEIEELVHEDLRYRDKQLLRLREEVLDLEDFSESIALNEFTLDDFRIELSKYIEANRQLLQDAPMGLYAVVPPHPEHQIIAPGVIYCLRQKASHQPSTIRHQQSTVNPLQPYYLVYVRDDGTVRFGFAQPKQVLEILQLLCRDKTVPYADLCNLFDQQTHNGADMSAYDRLLQQAVASIVATFRRRVAAGLQGSRNFIIPDQKDQANDTADFELVTWLVIKNP
- a CDS encoding PDDEXK nuclease domain-containing protein; the encoded protein is MKRKSKVVAKSRTTGETIGGADKTRGTAEGIRRIQSTRTTGATTPRSPHESAFHEVIVLIQKARQRAFLAVNTELIDLYWRVGEYISRKLEAAAWGDGVVDQLARFITSEEPDLKGFTRRNLFRMRQFHDTYRHEKKLSPLVRQLPWTHNLLILSRCKRPEEREFYLRLCLREHWGKRELERQLAGALFERTILAPPKVSPLVTQLHPQAGNIFKDTYLLDFLDLPEVHSEADLQKALVANLKHFLLELGRDFSFVGEQYLLQVGGKDFRLDLLFYHRALQCLVAFDLKIDEFQPEYLGKMEFYLEALDRDIKKPHEQPSIGILLCATKDNEVVEYALSRSASPALIAEYQTALPDKRLLRRKLHEFYQLAAPALPQGRLPSPGKKPRHP
- a CDS encoding ORF6N domain-containing protein is translated as MNPLPAKPAIIADLIRSIRGQRVILDSDLARLYGVPTKRLNEQFRRNQERFPEDFAFQITAEEADLLRSQFATSSSPADRSQIATALRKHGGRRYLPYAFTEHGALMAANILNSPEAVAMSIHVIRAFVQFRHVLATHADLARKLASLENKYDAQFKVVFDAIRDLMAPPKKIKREIGFHAIKK